From Lawsonia intracellularis PHE/MN1-00, the proteins below share one genomic window:
- a CDS encoding TIGR00730 family Rossman fold protein, translating to MEECSPIDLLSTKETWRLFRIISETVDGFEAMSKAGPCVSIFGSARAKPDNPLYKETEAISKLLVSAGFGIITGGGPGLMEAANKAAFEAGGRSIGLHIHLPHEEGCNNYLTIRTEYRYFFIRKLMFVKYAQAYVVMPGGMGTIDEFSEAFVLTQTKRIHPFPIILYNSQFWNGLVDWMRQTMSKEGFIEPSEIDALLNICDTPEEVLKIIQEKVPTAITHKKNKHKQLHSYP from the coding sequence ATGGAAGAATGCTCTCCTATTGACCTTCTCTCTACTAAAGAAACATGGCGACTATTTAGAATTATTTCTGAGACAGTCGACGGCTTTGAAGCAATGAGTAAAGCAGGCCCTTGTGTATCTATCTTTGGATCAGCACGGGCAAAACCTGATAATCCTCTGTATAAAGAAACAGAAGCCATTTCCAAGCTTCTTGTTTCTGCAGGTTTTGGAATTATTACTGGTGGCGGACCAGGTTTAATGGAAGCAGCAAATAAAGCAGCTTTTGAAGCTGGTGGACGCTCCATTGGATTACATATTCATCTCCCTCATGAAGAAGGATGTAATAACTATCTTACAATACGTACAGAATATAGATATTTTTTTATAAGAAAGCTTATGTTTGTGAAGTACGCTCAAGCCTATGTCGTAATGCCAGGTGGAATGGGTACTATAGACGAATTTTCAGAAGCATTTGTTCTTACGCAAACAAAGCGTATCCATCCTTTCCCTATTATACTCTATAATAGCCAATTTTGGAATGGATTAGTCGATTGGATGCGACAAACAATGTCTAAAGAAGGTTTTATTGAACCATCAGAGATTGATGCTCTTCTTAATATCTGTGATACACCTGAAGAAGTTCTCAAAATTATTCAAGAAAAAGTTCCCACTGCAATAACACATAAAAAAAATAAACATAAGCAGTTACATTCATATCCTTAA
- a CDS encoding class I SAM-dependent methyltransferase, which produces MWNAEKVKQLAEWYVSPQGSFALEQEYKLFQNLISIWPRRDYTLLNIGCGVGAFLEMFWDYGFDVTGLDNNLEVLELSSNRLKNRAEFQLGALDDLPFEDESFNYASLVTILEYVEDPKKILAEAFRVASDGIIVGFTNKWSINHIINSTLQLLHKKPKKDSQWVSPWQLIRLTKQLYPECRIYCRSTLLGPKRTWDVTSSWSKLNRIILSFPIGTYVGMRIEKRPKPTLTPLLLKAKEQAVNVYNALSPEATSTIQHNRTNK; this is translated from the coding sequence ATGTGGAACGCTGAAAAAGTTAAGCAGCTTGCTGAGTGGTATGTATCACCACAAGGTTCCTTTGCATTAGAACAAGAATATAAACTATTCCAAAATCTGATATCTATATGGCCAAGACGTGACTATACCTTACTTAATATTGGTTGTGGAGTTGGTGCATTTCTTGAAATGTTCTGGGATTATGGATTTGATGTTACTGGACTTGATAATAATTTAGAAGTATTAGAACTTTCTTCTAATCGACTAAAAAATCGTGCAGAATTCCAATTAGGTGCCTTAGATGATCTTCCATTTGAAGATGAAAGTTTTAACTACGCATCATTAGTGACTATTTTAGAATATGTTGAAGATCCAAAAAAAATTTTAGCAGAAGCATTTCGTGTTGCATCTGATGGTATTATTGTTGGATTCACAAATAAATGGTCTATAAATCATATCATTAATAGTACATTACAGCTGCTTCATAAAAAACCAAAAAAAGACAGTCAATGGGTGAGTCCTTGGCAACTTATTCGTCTAACAAAGCAGCTTTATCCTGAATGTAGAATTTATTGTCGCTCTACTTTACTAGGTCCTAAGCGTACTTGGGATGTAACCTCTTCATGGTCTAAACTTAACCGTATTATTCTTTCTTTTCCTATAGGGACATACGTTGGAATGCGTATTGAAAAACGCCCAAAGCCCACACTGACTCCTTTACTTCTCAAAGCAAAAGAACAAGCAGTAAATGTAT
- the tadA gene encoding tRNA adenosine(34) deaminase TadA, producing the protein MDYKPEKIMCWGPIPTPPLGWTWDNLMDEALIEANQCTKKNEVPVGAIIVHKNGKIIGKGHNAPITTSDPTAHAEILALRTAGAVQQNYRLQDCFLIVTLEPCLMCVGAIIQARIDGIVYGAAELNTGSITSCIAGFDLPFNNYKPWHMGGIKATQCSQLLHNFFYKLRK; encoded by the coding sequence ATGGATTATAAACCAGAAAAAATAATGTGTTGGGGGCCTATACCAACACCACCATTAGGCTGGACTTGGGACAACTTAATGGATGAAGCACTTATTGAAGCAAATCAATGTACAAAAAAAAATGAAGTACCTGTTGGAGCCATTATTGTTCATAAAAATGGTAAAATTATTGGTAAAGGTCATAATGCTCCAATAACAACTTCAGATCCAACAGCCCATGCAGAAATACTTGCATTAAGAACCGCAGGAGCAGTCCAACAAAACTATAGATTACAAGATTGTTTTCTAATTGTTACTCTTGAACCATGTTTAATGTGTGTAGGTGCTATTATACAAGCTAGGATTGATGGTATTGTATATGGGGCAGCAGAACTAAATACAGGAAGTATTACTTCCTGTATTGCTGGTTTTGATTTACCTTTTAATAACTATAAGCCATGGCATATGGGAGGAATAAAAGCAACACAGTGCTCTCAGTTATTGCATAACTTCTTTTATAAATTACGAAAATAA